One Lacunisphaera limnophila DNA window includes the following coding sequences:
- a CDS encoding heme-dependent oxidative N-demethylase subunit alpha family protein, translating into MASKEAMPLSLPELFPDQDYRFHLTLRKGDLAGFFRQPDPVVLAERQRWFGEDPGRYVVGEADAEPLVAEAEALATGWVGGAATPAGDVTRRLARLGGRLEPDLVLMAREADGVFRLRAGAVCFPSAWVPAEKHGLTLDEIHGVVPGLNPALAPAIGQFLQRLRPGAPYERANWGLAATPELNLHPALGRPRLSAGLGPAQLWVRIEDQILAALPVTGGILFGIRVRVVELAQLLAEPALRAGLHRALVTMPSELAAYKGLVSVRDELIRMSRG; encoded by the coding sequence ATGGCCAGCAAGGAGGCCATGCCCTTGTCGCTTCCGGAATTGTTTCCCGACCAAGACTATCGCTTCCACCTGACGTTGCGGAAGGGGGATCTGGCCGGGTTTTTCCGCCAGCCGGATCCGGTGGTGCTCGCGGAACGTCAGCGCTGGTTCGGGGAGGATCCGGGCCGCTATGTCGTGGGTGAGGCCGACGCGGAGCCGCTGGTGGCGGAGGCCGAGGCGCTGGCGACCGGCTGGGTGGGTGGGGCGGCGACTCCGGCGGGTGACGTGACCCGGCGCCTGGCCCGGCTGGGCGGGCGGTTGGAACCTGATCTCGTGTTGATGGCCCGGGAAGCCGACGGGGTTTTCCGCCTGCGGGCCGGGGCAGTGTGTTTTCCCTCGGCGTGGGTGCCGGCCGAGAAACACGGCCTGACACTCGATGAAATCCATGGCGTGGTGCCGGGGCTCAATCCGGCGCTCGCACCCGCGATCGGCCAGTTTCTCCAGCGGTTGCGGCCCGGCGCGCCGTACGAGCGCGCCAATTGGGGGCTGGCGGCAACGCCGGAACTCAACCTGCATCCGGCGCTCGGCCGGCCGCGGCTCAGCGCGGGCCTGGGGCCCGCGCAGCTTTGGGTGCGCATCGAGGACCAGATCCTCGCGGCGCTGCCGGTGACGGGAGGCATCCTCTTTGGCATCCGCGTGCGGGTGGTGGAGCTGGCGCAGTTGCTCGCCGAGCCGGCGCTGCGCGCGGGCCTGCACCGTGCGCTGGTGACGATGCCGTCGGAGTTGGCGGCCTACAAAGGGCTCGTATCCGTGCGGGACGAACTGATCCGGATGTCCCGGGGCTGA